One stretch of Pelmatolapia mariae isolate MD_Pm_ZW linkage group LG3_W, Pm_UMD_F_2, whole genome shotgun sequence DNA includes these proteins:
- the LOC134624660 gene encoding histone H2B 1/2: MPEPAKSAPKKGSKKAVTKTAGKGGKKKRKTRKESYAIYVYKVLKQVHPDTGISSKAMSIMNSFVNDIFERIAAEASRLAHYNKRSTITSREIQTAVRLLLPGELAKHAVSEGTKAVTKYTSSK, encoded by the coding sequence ATGCCTGAACCCGCCAAGTCAGCGCCCAAGAAGGGCTCCAAGAAAGCCGTGACCAAGACCGCCGGCAAGGGCGgcaagaagaagagaaagaccAGGAAGGAGAGCTACGCCATCTACGTGTACAAGGTGCTGAAGCAGGTCCACCCCGACACCGGGATCTCCTCCAAAGCCATGAGCATCATGAACTCGTTTGTCAACGACATCTTCGAGCGCATCGCTGCTGAGGCGTCTCGCCTGGCCCACTACAACAAGCGCTCCACTATCACCTCCAGGGAGATCCAGACCGCAGTGCGCCTGCTCCTCCCCGGTGAGCTGGCCAAGCACGCCGTGTCTGAGGGCACCAAGGCCGTCACAAAGTACACCAGCTCCAAATAA
- the LOC134624656 gene encoding histone H1-like, with the protein MSEEAPAPAAAPAKAAKKKKTTTSKPKKVGPSVGELIVKAVAASKERSGVSAAALKKALAAGGYDVDKNKARVKTAIKSLVAKGTLVQTKGTGASGSFKMNKKATDSKAKKPAKKAAPKAKKPAAAKAKKPAAAAKKSPKKAAAAKKPAAAKKSPKKAKKPAAAAKKAPKSPKKVAKSPKKVLKKAPAAKKSPAKKAAKPKVKKAATAAKKK; encoded by the coding sequence ATGTCCGAGGAAGCTCCCGCACCTGCTGCCGCCCCGGCCAAGGCggccaagaagaagaagacgacgaCTTCCAAGCCCAAGAAGGTCGGCCCCAGCGTGGGCGAGCTGATTGTGAAAGCCGTGGCCGCTTCCAAGGAGCGCAGCGGCGTGTCCGCTGCCGCTCTCAAGAAGGCTCTGGCTGCCGGAGGCTACGATGTGGACAAGAACAAGGCCCGCGTCAAGACCGCCATCAAGAGCCTGGTGGCGAAGGGCACTCTGGTGCAGACCAAGGGCACCGGCGCCTCCGGATCCTTCAAGATGAACAAGAAGGCTACTGACAGCAAAGCCAAGAAGCCCGCAAAGAAAGCCGCTCCCAAAGCCAAGAAGCCCGCCGCGGCCAAAGCCAAGAAACCGGCAGCAGCTGCTAAGAAGTCGCCCAAGAAGGCAGCGGCAGCCAAGAAGCCCGCGGCCGCTAAGAAGTCCCCCAAGAAGGCCAAGAAGCCCGCAGCGGCGGCCAAGAAAGCGCCCAAAAGCCCCAAGAAGGTAGCAAAGAGCCCCAAGAAGGTGCTCAAGAAGGCTCCCGCAGCAAAGAAGTCCCCCGCCAAGAAGGCTGCCAAGCCCAAAGTCAAGAAGGCGGCCACAGCAGCCAAGAAGAAGTGA
- the LOC134624659 gene encoding histone H2A, with the protein MSGRGKTGGKARAKAKTRSSRAGLQFPVGRVHRLLRKGNYAERVGAGAPVYLAAVLEYLTAEILELAGNAARDNKKTRIIPRHLQLAVRNDEELNKLLGGVTIAQGGVLPNIQAVLLPKKTEKPVKAK; encoded by the coding sequence ATGAGTGGTCGCGGAAAGACAGGAGGCAAAGCCAGAGCTAAGGCTAAGACCCGCTCATCCCGTGCCGGGCTTCAGTTCCCCGTGGGTCGTGTCCACAGGCTGCTGCGCAAAGGCAACTATGCGGAGCGTGTGGGAGCCGGCGCCCCCGTTTACCTGGCAGCTGTGCTCGAGTACCTGACCGCTGAGATCCTGGAGCTGGCTGGCAACGCAGCCCGCGACAACAAGAAGACTCGCATCATCCCACGTCACCTGCAGCTGGCTGTGCGCAACGACGAGGAGCTCAACAAGCTGCTGGGGGGAGTCACCATCGCTCAGGGTGGTGTGCTGCCTAACATCCAGGCCGTGCTGCTCCCCAAGAAGACCGAGAAGCCCGTCAAGGCCAAGTAA
- the LOC134624657 gene encoding histone H3, translated as MARTKQTARKSTGGKAPRKQLATKAARKSAPATGGVKKPHRYRPGTVALREIRRYQKSTELLIRKLPFQRLVREIAQDFKTDLRFQSSAVMALQEASEAYLVGLFEDTNLCAIHAKRVTIMPKDIQLARRIRGERA; from the coding sequence ATGGCAAGAACCAAGCAGACCGCTCGCAAGTCTACTGGCGGCAAAGCCCCCAGGAAGCAGCTGGCCACCAAGGCCGCTCGTAAGAGCGCCCCGGCCACCGGAGGCGTCAAGAAGCCTCACCGTTATAGGCCCGGTACCGTGGCTCTGCGCGAGATCCGCCGTTACCAGAAATCCACCGAGCTGCTCATCCGCAAGCTGCCCTTCCAGCGCCTGGTCCGCGAGATCGCTCAGGACTTCAAGACCGACCTGCGCTTCCAGAGCTCTGCTGTCATGGCTCTGCAGGAGGCCAGCGAGGCTTACCTGGTCGGACTCTTCGAGGACACCAACCTGTGCGCCATCCACGCCAAAAGGGTCACCATCATGCCCAAAGACATCCAGCTGGCTCGCCGCATCCGCGGAGAGAGAGCTTAA